One window of the Anaeromyxobacter dehalogenans 2CP-C genome contains the following:
- a CDS encoding tyrosine-type recombinase/integrase: MKGFRAKTEYITEEQFLTFDEAERLVHAAAPEWRTFIITALKTGLRVGELLALKWEDLDLVAGQLVVRRTLWHKQEGPPKGGRNRKVPLSDEAIAVLKAHRHLKGTYVFCEADGRRLTHSRVKDVVPSTCRRAQLAKRLTTHGLRHTFASHLVMRGVSLMAVKELLGHESIEMPLRYSHLSPDVKRDAVKLLDAPSSVANGNLTATEPAR, from the coding sequence GTGAAGGGCTTCAGGGCGAAGACCGAGTACATCACCGAGGAGCAGTTCCTCACCTTCGACGAGGCGGAGCGGCTCGTGCACGCCGCGGCGCCGGAGTGGCGGACCTTCATCATCACCGCCCTCAAGACCGGCCTCCGCGTCGGCGAGCTCCTCGCGCTCAAGTGGGAGGACCTGGACCTCGTCGCGGGTCAGCTCGTCGTCCGCCGCACCCTCTGGCACAAGCAGGAGGGGCCGCCCAAGGGCGGCCGAAACCGGAAGGTACCGCTCTCGGACGAGGCCATCGCCGTGCTCAAGGCGCACCGACACCTCAAGGGCACCTACGTCTTCTGCGAGGCGGACGGCCGGCGGCTGACCCACAGCCGGGTGAAGGACGTGGTGCCCTCGACGTGCCGCAGGGCGCAGCTCGCGAAGCGGCTCACGACGCACGGGCTCAGGCACACGTTCGCCAGCCACCTCGTCATGCGCGGCGTGTCGCTCATGGCCGTGAAGGAACTGCTGGGCCACGAAAGCATCGAGATGCCGCTCCGGTACTCGCACCTCTCGCCGGACGTGAAGCGGGACGCCGTGAAGCTGCTCGACGCGCCGTCGTCAGTCGCCAACGGCAACCTGACGGCAACGGAGCCGGCCCGCTGA
- the nadB gene encoding L-aspartate oxidase encodes MTTLPARENVDFLVLGGGVAGLTFALEAADHGSVLVLTKRQRSEGSTQYAQGGIAGVLGADDAPELHVQDTLVAGAGLCKREAVEVTVREGPDRLRWLISIGVEFDREAPDKLHLTREGGHSRRRIAHAKDTTGREVERALLAACEAKGIRIVEDQVAIDVITSGKLGLGGPNRALGAYVLDRASGEITTVTAGVTVLATGGGGKVYLYTSNPDVATGDGVAMAYRAGATIANMEFFQFHPTCLFHPQAKSFLISEACRGEGGILRNGAGEAFMSRYDPRKELAPRDIVARSIDAEMKRRGDDSAFLDMTHLPKGFLIEHFPNIYATCKEFGIDMAVQPIPVVPAAHYMCGGVVTDLMGRTSLPRLFAIGETSCTGLHGANRLASNSLLEGLVFGRRAALSAVDELGQAGGTLPTIPDWNPGAALAPEEGVVVTHNWDEVRRLMWNYVGIVRTEKRLERARTRLAMLRTEIREYYWEYRLTPDLVELRNLADVAMLIVECAQQRKESRGLHYLLDHPKPDERWLRDTVVTRGDLE; translated from the coding sequence ATGACCACACTGCCCGCACGAGAGAACGTGGACTTCCTGGTCCTTGGTGGTGGCGTCGCAGGGCTGACCTTCGCGCTCGAGGCGGCCGATCACGGATCGGTGCTGGTGCTCACGAAGCGGCAGCGCTCGGAGGGGTCCACGCAGTACGCGCAAGGGGGCATCGCGGGCGTGCTCGGCGCGGACGACGCGCCCGAGCTGCACGTGCAGGACACGCTGGTCGCCGGCGCCGGGCTGTGCAAGCGCGAGGCGGTCGAGGTCACCGTCCGCGAGGGCCCGGACCGGCTGCGCTGGCTCATCTCCATCGGCGTGGAGTTCGACCGCGAGGCGCCGGACAAGCTGCACCTCACGCGCGAGGGCGGCCACTCGCGGCGCCGCATCGCGCACGCGAAGGACACCACCGGCCGCGAGGTGGAGCGGGCGCTGCTCGCCGCCTGCGAGGCGAAGGGCATCCGGATCGTCGAGGACCAGGTCGCGATCGACGTCATCACGAGCGGCAAGCTCGGGCTGGGCGGGCCGAACCGGGCGCTCGGCGCCTACGTGCTCGACCGCGCCTCGGGCGAGATCACCACCGTCACCGCGGGCGTGACCGTGCTCGCCACCGGCGGCGGCGGGAAGGTCTACCTCTACACGTCCAACCCGGACGTCGCGACCGGCGACGGGGTGGCGATGGCGTACCGCGCGGGCGCGACCATCGCGAACATGGAGTTCTTCCAGTTCCACCCCACCTGCCTGTTCCACCCGCAGGCGAAGAGCTTCCTCATCTCCGAGGCGTGCCGCGGCGAGGGCGGCATCCTGCGCAACGGCGCCGGCGAGGCGTTCATGTCGCGCTACGATCCGCGCAAGGAGCTGGCGCCGCGCGACATCGTGGCCCGCTCCATCGACGCCGAGATGAAGCGGCGCGGCGACGACAGCGCGTTCCTCGACATGACGCACCTGCCGAAGGGCTTCCTCATCGAGCACTTCCCGAACATCTACGCGACCTGCAAGGAGTTCGGGATCGACATGGCGGTGCAGCCGATCCCGGTGGTGCCGGCGGCGCACTACATGTGCGGCGGCGTGGTGACCGACCTCATGGGCCGCACCTCGCTGCCGCGGCTGTTCGCGATCGGCGAGACCTCCTGCACCGGCCTGCACGGCGCGAACCGGCTCGCCTCCAACTCGCTGCTCGAGGGCCTCGTGTTCGGCCGCCGCGCCGCGCTGAGCGCCGTGGACGAGCTCGGCCAGGCGGGCGGCACGCTGCCGACGATCCCGGACTGGAACCCCGGGGCCGCGCTCGCGCCCGAGGAAGGCGTGGTGGTCACGCACAACTGGGACGAGGTCCGCCGGCTGATGTGGAACTACGTCGGCATCGTCCGCACCGAGAAGCGGCTGGAGCGCGCCCGCACCCGGCTCGCGATGCTGCGCACCGAGATCCGCGAGTACTACTGGGAGTACCGGCTCACCCCGGACCTGGTCGAGCTGCGGAACCTGGCCGACGTCGCCATGCTGATCGTGGAGTGCGCGCAGCAGCGCAAGGAGTCGCGCGGCCTGCACTACCTGCTCGACCACCCGAAGCCCGACGAGCGGTGGCTGCGCGACACGGTCGTCACCCGCGGCGACCTCGAGTGA
- a CDS encoding lytic transglycosylase domain-containing protein, which translates to MSVRPYLARFALLGAVLAAPAARAGDLYSYVDSEGVAHFSNAPSDPRFRRIARLKDGGGVYRGGKAQARARPIPRSDAQERYREHIRAAATKYNLPEALLLAVMAVESNFDHRAVSEKGAMGLMQLMPGTAKDMYVGDAYEPAENIEGGARYLRILANQYGGDMVRTLAAYNAGPEAVRRAGDGVPNIPETREYVRKVVALYEAYKAGR; encoded by the coding sequence ATGTCCGTCCGCCCATACCTCGCCAGGTTCGCCCTGCTGGGCGCCGTCCTGGCGGCTCCGGCCGCGCGGGCGGGCGATCTCTACTCGTACGTGGACTCCGAGGGCGTGGCGCACTTCTCCAACGCGCCCAGCGACCCGCGCTTCCGCCGCATCGCGCGCCTGAAGGACGGCGGCGGCGTGTACCGGGGCGGCAAGGCACAGGCGCGCGCCCGGCCGATCCCTCGCTCGGACGCCCAGGAGCGATACCGCGAGCACATCCGCGCCGCGGCGACGAAGTACAACCTGCCCGAGGCGCTGCTCCTCGCGGTGATGGCGGTCGAGTCCAACTTCGACCACCGCGCCGTCTCGGAGAAGGGCGCCATGGGGCTCATGCAGCTCATGCCCGGCACCGCCAAGGACATGTACGTGGGCGACGCGTACGAGCCCGCCGAGAACATCGAGGGCGGCGCCCGCTACCTGCGCATCCTCGCGAACCAGTACGGCGGCGACATGGTGCGGACGCTCGCCGCTTACAACGCCGGCCCCGAGGCCGTCCGGCGCGCGGGCGACGGCGTGCCGAACATCCCGGAGACCCGGGAGTACGTGCGCAAGGTGGTGGCGCTGTACGAGGCATACAAGGCAGGGCGGTGA
- the pgsA gene encoding CDP-diacylglycerol--glycerol-3-phosphate 3-phosphatidyltransferase translates to MSARSLRQEALNLPNAITATRIALIPVFLWFTFYESRVDSFIAAVLYAVTGATDFLDGWVARRKNLVTVIGKFLDPLADKLIVMAALVMLVHLGRVAAWVCIVVLAREFIVTGLRTIAMSEGIVIAAGQEGKHKTAFQVAGITFLLLHYTYPIDAIFFSFDLDANRVGTWLVYISLFFSVWSAVSYFANFIRAVYRREGEAQAAEDVRPNRRTSRG, encoded by the coding sequence GTGAGCGCGCGCTCGCTGCGGCAGGAGGCGCTCAACCTCCCGAACGCGATCACCGCCACGCGGATCGCGCTCATCCCCGTGTTCCTGTGGTTCACGTTCTACGAGTCGCGGGTGGACAGCTTCATCGCCGCGGTGCTGTACGCGGTGACCGGCGCCACCGACTTCCTCGACGGCTGGGTGGCGCGCCGCAAGAACCTCGTCACGGTCATCGGGAAGTTCCTCGACCCGCTCGCCGACAAGCTCATCGTCATGGCGGCGCTCGTGATGCTCGTGCACCTCGGCCGCGTGGCCGCGTGGGTGTGCATCGTGGTGCTCGCGCGCGAGTTCATCGTCACCGGCCTGCGCACCATCGCCATGAGCGAGGGCATCGTCATCGCCGCCGGGCAGGAGGGGAAGCACAAGACCGCGTTCCAGGTGGCCGGCATCACCTTCCTGCTGCTGCACTACACCTACCCGATCGACGCGATCTTCTTCTCGTTCGACCTCGACGCGAACCGGGTCGGCACCTGGCTCGTGTACATCTCGCTGTTCTTCTCGGTGTGGTCCGCGGTGAGCTACTTCGCGAACTTCATCCGCGCCGTGTACCGCCGCGAGGGCGAGGCGCAGGCCGCCGAGGACGTCCGCCCCAACCGCCGCACGTCGCGCGGGTAG
- a CDS encoding HNH endonuclease signature motif containing protein — translation MALPYEIIDYGVKVSREHLKNILSRRLRVVIDEKKFKSQYPVLVTESGLFFAWLHVHAYAFFKGPIPWNWEVHHRDGNTRNARIENLELLSRRAHRATHRNTELKANEDSPEISALWRPHARGGLRPVSEEVIRELEKREGTTSPPAAFTDRQMDLALKMALEANYDRLRDLAWPLGSNTRIPPRDRSKSFLDKDVKRAGIRPITRACSVAEAAYVYLLRLHRTGKHTFDMEEAAGDLNENLPETIPVMSQPVFDRMRRTPRVHEALKTLCKYERLPVARGFWDPVKVKVKKAGARIHQEPCSSPPLASAPVPPASLPASQGLVPSGFWRRHVESGRRLVDQDGREWSEVDLGILCWEYWEGL, via the coding sequence ATGGCACTGCCTTACGAGATCATCGACTACGGAGTGAAGGTGTCGCGAGAGCATCTGAAGAACATTCTCTCCCGACGTCTGCGCGTCGTGATCGACGAGAAGAAGTTCAAAAGCCAGTATCCGGTCCTCGTGACGGAGTCGGGTCTGTTCTTCGCCTGGCTTCACGTCCATGCGTATGCGTTCTTCAAGGGACCGATCCCCTGGAACTGGGAGGTCCATCACCGGGACGGGAATACCCGGAACGCTCGAATCGAGAATCTGGAACTCCTCTCGCGGCGAGCGCATCGGGCTACTCATCGCAACACAGAGCTGAAGGCGAATGAGGACTCGCCGGAGATCAGTGCGCTCTGGCGGCCGCACGCGCGGGGCGGTCTTCGGCCAGTGTCGGAAGAGGTCATTCGCGAACTCGAGAAACGGGAGGGCACGACCTCACCCCCGGCTGCGTTCACAGATCGCCAGATGGACCTCGCACTGAAGATGGCGCTGGAGGCGAACTACGACCGTCTTCGGGACCTGGCGTGGCCTCTCGGGTCGAACACGCGCATCCCGCCCCGCGACCGCTCGAAGAGCTTCCTCGACAAGGACGTCAAGAGGGCCGGCATCCGCCCCATCACGCGCGCATGCTCCGTCGCCGAGGCGGCGTACGTGTATCTCCTCCGGCTGCACCGGACCGGGAAACACACTTTCGACATGGAAGAGGCAGCGGGAGATCTCAACGAGAACCTGCCAGAAACGATTCCAGTGATGTCCCAGCCCGTGTTCGATCGCATGCGCAGGACTCCTCGCGTCCACGAGGCGCTCAAGACACTCTGCAAGTACGAGCGGCTTCCGGTGGCACGGGGCTTCTGGGATCCGGTGAAGGTGAAGGTGAAGAAGGCGGGGGCGCGCATACACCAGGAGCCGTGTTCATCTCCGCCGCTGGCGTCCGCGCCCGTACCGCCCGCGTCCCTACCGGCGTCTCAAGGGCTGGTGCCCAGCGGATTCTGGCGGAGACACGTCGAGAGCGGACGCCGTCTCGTCGATCAAGATGGTCGGGAGTGGAGTGAAGTCGACCTCGGCATCCTGTGCTGGGAATACTGGGAGGGCCTGTGA
- a CDS encoding Arm DNA-binding domain-containing protein — protein sequence MSVRRMKRRDPRTGAVTERWFVDVDFELADGKRERVRKVSPVQTRRGAEEFERQVRQALLDGSWFKPAEEVKEVPIFDGFKDRFLTYSEVNN from the coding sequence ATGAGCGTGAGGCGCATGAAGCGCCGCGACCCGAGGACGGGCGCGGTGACGGAGAGGTGGTTCGTGGACGTGGACTTCGAGCTGGCCGACGGCAAGCGCGAGCGCGTCCGCAAGGTGTCGCCCGTGCAGACCAGGCGCGGCGCCGAGGAGTTCGAGCGGCAGGTCAGGCAGGCGCTGCTCGACGGCTCCTGGTTCAAGCCCGCCGAGGAGGTGAAGGAGGTCCCGATCTTCGACGGCTTCAAGGATCGGTTCCTCACGTACAGCGAGGTGAACAACTAG
- a CDS encoding tetratricopeptide repeat protein — protein MARRADGGDGLDDELAFHLARGTELLAQGDADRARAALERALELGPKDAKVLALLGQACYRQGQFDDAAIAWQRLVDENPVEPAARVNLGLAFLKAKHHEEARRQLEIALDLNPDHRKAMGYLGLALLESGDPAAAREWFRKAGSDHMVARCDELVASGWKVSPPPAAPEEPRAAPEPPAPEPYVTPVPGSVPVLRVVPPPAPEPDAAAAGVPTLAAWADARLVPAAPSPVAPFTVRDAVLTVTVRGTVRVRLDGLFAVRGEVTLGGELMRFRGRATERPFGEGATRMHRASGEGALLHATSGRRFTALELDGEAAYLHEEVVFGFEDGLAFENGRVPSTSGAELSLVHLRGRGCMLLVTAGAPLALEVSPSAPVRLPIAALVGWTGALTPRLVALAEEGADAGAGAGTPVVELSGEGRVLADPDAAAREGAP, from the coding sequence GTGGCCCGGCGCGCGGACGGCGGCGACGGCCTCGACGACGAGCTCGCCTTCCACCTGGCGCGCGGCACCGAGCTGCTCGCGCAGGGTGACGCCGACCGGGCTCGCGCCGCGCTGGAGCGCGCGCTGGAGCTCGGCCCCAAGGACGCGAAGGTGCTCGCGCTGCTCGGGCAGGCCTGCTACCGGCAGGGCCAGTTCGACGACGCCGCCATCGCGTGGCAGCGGCTGGTGGACGAGAACCCGGTGGAGCCCGCCGCGCGGGTGAACCTCGGGCTCGCGTTCCTGAAGGCGAAGCACCACGAGGAGGCGCGGCGGCAGCTCGAGATCGCGCTCGACCTCAACCCCGACCACCGCAAGGCCATGGGCTACCTCGGGCTCGCGCTGCTCGAGTCGGGCGACCCCGCGGCCGCGCGCGAGTGGTTCCGGAAGGCCGGCAGCGACCACATGGTGGCCCGCTGCGACGAGCTGGTCGCGAGCGGCTGGAAGGTCTCGCCCCCGCCCGCGGCGCCCGAGGAGCCGCGCGCCGCCCCCGAGCCGCCCGCGCCCGAGCCGTACGTCACGCCCGTCCCCGGCAGCGTGCCGGTGCTGCGCGTCGTGCCGCCGCCCGCGCCCGAGCCCGACGCGGCCGCCGCCGGCGTGCCCACCCTGGCCGCCTGGGCCGACGCCCGCCTCGTGCCCGCCGCGCCCTCCCCGGTCGCGCCGTTCACGGTCCGTGACGCGGTCCTCACCGTCACGGTGCGCGGGACGGTGCGGGTCCGGCTCGACGGCCTGTTCGCGGTCCGCGGCGAGGTGACGCTCGGCGGCGAGCTGATGCGCTTCCGCGGCCGCGCCACCGAGCGGCCGTTCGGCGAGGGCGCCACCCGGATGCACCGCGCCTCCGGCGAGGGGGCGCTGCTCCACGCGACCTCCGGCCGCCGCTTCACCGCCCTCGAGCTGGACGGCGAGGCCGCCTACCTCCACGAGGAGGTCGTGTTCGGGTTCGAGGACGGGCTCGCGTTCGAGAACGGCCGCGTGCCGTCCACGAGCGGCGCCGAGCTGAGCCTGGTCCACCTGCGCGGCCGCGGGTGCATGCTGCTCGTCACCGCCGGCGCGCCGCTCGCGCTGGAGGTCTCGCCGTCGGCGCCGGTGCGGCTGCCCATCGCCGCGCTGGTCGGGTGGACCGGGGCGCTCACGCCGCGGCTCGTCGCGCTCGCCGAGGAAGGCGCCGACGCCGGCGCGGGCGCCGGCACGCCGGTGGTGGAGCTCTCCGGCGAGGGGCGCGTCCTCGCCGATCCCGACGCCGCCGCCCGGGAAGGCGCGCCGTGA
- a CDS encoding helix-turn-helix domain-containing protein: MNDGLDTLRSAGPAASSASCCDGCDASPAVTVSEAARLLRLDPRTVRSMLRAGDLDGNQKGHAIRISRSSVLEWLRGKRRVPRSKR; encoded by the coding sequence GTGAACGACGGTCTAGACACGCTCCGGAGCGCTGGACCCGCCGCATCATCCGCAAGCTGTTGCGACGGTTGTGATGCGAGCCCCGCGGTCACCGTCTCGGAGGCTGCGCGACTCCTCCGTCTGGATCCGAGGACCGTTCGCTCGATGCTCCGCGCTGGCGATCTCGACGGGAACCAGAAGGGCCATGCCATCCGCATCAGTCGATCCTCCGTCCTAGAATGGCTCCGCGGCAAGCGTCGCGTCCCGCGCTCCAAGAGGTGA
- a CDS encoding glycosyltransferase family 9 protein codes for MSDPVIAPSPSPVPPPPPAPPRGFFARLRKRREDARRQAQVGGGRQRGPVADLFRSAGRALALTLANLVLPRPRAPMPAPETIRRLLVIRVDERVGNQLLTTPLLRALKLGLPDAELHLLAPKQGLLVASPHVDRFHLWQKRDAFRAPLRQLGQLRALRRERFDLVIEAGHWSAWSLTSSILARLLGGRRASIGHDRGDAARFLSHPVPHDPASVAEVPAKLELLAPLGLPARGLELETGLGRDLAAADAALAAAGVSGPFALLNPGARLADRRWPAESYAAVARGLSERGLRVLVVWGPGEEGLAAAIVEGSGARLAPPTDLDRLAGLMRRARLVVSNNSGPMHLAVAVGAPTVGVFFRGDSVRWGHGIPAFAAAEVRGDAEAPAVLAACDRVLSIGAGRA; via the coding sequence GTGTCGGACCCGGTCATCGCCCCCTCGCCCTCCCCCGTCCCGCCTCCCCCGCCGGCTCCGCCGCGCGGGTTCTTCGCGCGCCTCCGCAAGCGCCGCGAGGACGCGCGGCGGCAGGCGCAGGTGGGCGGCGGACGGCAGCGCGGGCCGGTGGCGGACCTCTTTCGTTCGGCGGGCCGGGCCCTGGCGCTGACGCTCGCGAACCTGGTCCTGCCCCGACCGCGGGCGCCGATGCCGGCGCCGGAGACCATCCGCCGCCTGCTCGTCATCCGCGTGGACGAGCGGGTGGGCAACCAGCTCCTCACCACCCCGCTCCTCCGCGCGCTGAAGCTGGGCCTGCCGGACGCCGAGCTGCACCTGCTCGCGCCGAAGCAGGGGCTCCTCGTCGCCTCGCCGCACGTGGACCGGTTCCACCTCTGGCAGAAGCGCGACGCGTTCCGGGCGCCGCTGCGTCAGCTGGGGCAGCTGCGTGCGCTCCGGCGCGAGCGCTTCGACCTGGTCATCGAGGCGGGGCACTGGTCGGCCTGGTCCCTCACCTCCTCCATCCTCGCCCGCCTGCTGGGCGGCCGGCGCGCCAGCATCGGGCACGACCGCGGCGATGCGGCGCGCTTCCTCTCCCACCCGGTGCCGCACGATCCGGCGAGCGTGGCGGAGGTCCCGGCGAAGCTGGAGCTGCTGGCGCCGCTGGGGCTGCCGGCGCGCGGCCTGGAGCTGGAGACGGGGCTGGGGCGCGACCTCGCCGCCGCCGACGCGGCGCTGGCGGCGGCGGGCGTGTCGGGCCCGTTCGCGCTGCTGAACCCGGGCGCGCGCCTGGCGGACCGGCGCTGGCCGGCGGAGTCCTACGCGGCGGTGGCGCGGGGGCTCTCCGAGCGCGGCCTCCGCGTGCTGGTGGTCTGGGGCCCCGGCGAGGAGGGGCTGGCGGCGGCCATCGTGGAGGGCTCGGGCGCGCGGCTGGCGCCGCCGACCGACCTCGACAGGCTCGCGGGCCTGATGCGGCGGGCGCGCCTGGTGGTCTCGAACAACAGCGGGCCGATGCACCTCGCGGTCGCGGTGGGCGCGCCGACGGTGGGCGTGTTCTTCCGCGGCGACTCGGTGCGCTGGGGGCACGGGATCCCGGCGTTCGCGGCGGCGGAGGTGCGGGGCGACGCGGAGGCGCCGGCGGTGCTGGCGGCGTGCGACCGGGTGCTGTCGATCGGCGCTGGTCGCGCCTGA